A single genomic interval of Camelina sativa cultivar DH55 chromosome 11, Cs, whole genome shotgun sequence harbors:
- the LOC104728064 gene encoding UDP-glycosyltransferase 71B5-like encodes MTKIELVFIPSPGIGHLRPTVKLAKQLISRDDLISITFIIIPPRNDVGDVTAYIASLTTKSQDRLRYEAISVVKKSPNADLEPSQVYIERQKAQVRDAVTSIQDPTRKLAGFVVDMFCSSMIDVADGFGVPCYMIYTSNATFLGMTLHVQQMYDEKKYDVSDLDESVDELVFPCLTRPYPVKCLPHILSSKEWFPFIRTLARSFRKMTGILVNTVAELEPHALKMFEGGDLPQVYPVGPVLDLENGSVDEDEKGSEILRWLDVQPDKSVVFLCFGSMGGFTEEQTREVAVALDRSGHRFLWSLRRASPNIRTDGPGDFTDLEEVLPEGFLDRTSDRGKVIGWAPQAAVLAKPAIGGFVTHCGWNSMLESLWFGVPMVTWPLYAEQKVNAFEMVEELGLAVEIRKCIRGDLVMVSEMETVTSEDIERATRHNCVYVVMYFY; translated from the exons ATGACAAAGATCGAGCTTGTGTTTATACCTTCACCAGGCATCGGCCACCTCCGGCCAACCGTGAAGCTAGCTAAGCAACTCATCAGCAGAGACGATCTTATCTCCAtcactttcatcatcatccCTCCTAGAAACGACGTCGGCGATGTAACCGCTTATATCGCATCACTCACTACAAAGTCTCAAGATCGTCTCCGTTACGAAGCTATCTCCGTCGTTAAAAAATCACCGAACGCTGATCTAGAGCCATCTCAGGTCTACATCGAGAGACAAAAGGCTCAAGTGAGAGATGCAGTTACTAGCATTCAAGATCCAACAAGAAAGCTGGCAGGGTTCGTGGTGGACATGTTCTGTTCCTCGATGATCGATGTAGCCGACGGATTCGGAGTTCCGTGTTACATGATCTACACATCGAACGCTACGTTTCTTGGAATGACTCTTCACGTTCAGCAAATGTACGATGAGAAGAAGTATGACGTCAGTGATTTGGATGAGTCCGTGGACGAGTTGGTGTTTCCTTGTCTGACTCGTCCTTATCCTGTGAAGTGTCTCCCTCATATCCTCAGTTCAAAGGAGTGGTTTCCTTTTATCCGAACTCTAGCTAGATCGTTTCGGAAAATGACGGGTATTTTGGTAAATACTGTTGCTGAGCTGGAACCTCACGCTTTGAAAATGTTCGAAGGTGGTGATCTTCCTCAAGTTTATCCAGTTGGACCAGTGTTGGATCTTGAAAACGGTTCTGTCGATGAGGACGAGAAGGGATCAGAGATTTTGCGGTGGCTTGATGTGCAACCGGATAAGTctgttgtgtttctttgtttcgGGAGCATGGGAGGTTTCACTGAGGAACAAACTAGAGAGGTAGCTGTAGCGTTAGACCGAAGCGGTCATAGGTTTCTTTGGTCACTCCGTCGTGCGTCTCCGAATATAAGGACGGACGGTCCCGGAGATTTCACTGATTTGGAGGAGGTTCTTCCGGAGGGGTTCTTGGACCGGACATCGGACAGAGGGAAAGTGATCGGATGGGCACCACAAGCGGCGGTGCTAGCGAAACCGGCTATAGGAGGATTTGTTACTCACTGCGGGTGGAACTCGATGCTAGAGAGCTTGTGGTTCGGTGTTCCGATGGTGACGTGGCCGCTATACGCGGAACAGAAGGTGAACGCGTTCGAGATGGTGGAAGAGCTGGGACTTGCGGTGGAGATACGGAAGTGTATTAGAGGAGATTTGGTGATGGTCAGTGAGATGGAGACGGTTACGTCAGAGGATATAGAGAGAGCGACCAG ACACAACTGTGTTTATGTAGTAATGTACTTTTATTAG
- the LOC109127633 gene encoding cellulose synthase-like protein B6 has product MADSNSSLLPLSENISHKSYVLRIVDLTILGLLFSLLLYRILHMSQNDNVWLVAFLCESIFSFIWLIITCIKWSPAEDKPYPNRLDERVHDLPAVDMFVPTADPVREPPIIVVNTVLSLLALNYPANKLACYVSDDGCSPHTFFSLREASKFAKIWVPFCKKYNVRVRAPFRYFLNLWS; this is encoded by the exons ATGGCGGATTCAAACTCTTCTCTCCTTCCTCTTAGCGAAAATATCTCACACAAAAGCTATGTTTTGAGAATTGTGGATCTCACGATTCTCGgccttctcttttctcttctcttatacCGAATCTTACATATGAGCCAAAATGATAATGTTTGGCTTGTGGCTTTTCTCTGTGAATCTATTTTCTCATTCATATGGCTGATTATTACCTGCATAAAATGGAGTCCTGCTGAAGATAAACCCTATCCAAATAGACTTGATGAAAG gGTTCATGACCTTCCTGCAGTAGATATGTTCGTTCCCACGGCAGATCCCGTTAGGGAGCCGCCAATTATTGTTGTGAACACTGTGCTTTCGCTGTTAGCTCTGAATTATCCAGCGAATAAACTAGCGTGTTATGTATCAGACGATGGATGTTCACCTCACACTTTCTTCTCACTTAGAGAAGCTTCAAAGTTCGCCAAGATTTGGGTTCCCTTCTGCAAGAAATACAACGTTAGAGTTAGAGCtccttttagatattttttaaacctTTGGTCGTAA
- the LOC109127295 gene encoding cellulose synthase-like protein B5, with the protein MDALQRKSNPQSSLTNFIEAAQEVGHCHYECQTSWGNLGWLYGSVGDDIKTSIEIHTKGWTSSFVSPDPPAFLGSTPSVGLETIVQQRRWATGATEVLFSKQSPLIGFRRKIKFRQRLAYFWILMCIRSTPELIYCLLPAYFLLHNSTLFPKGPCLGIIVTLVGMHCLNSLWQFIKLGFSVQSWYVSQSLWRIIATSSWLFSIQDIVLKLFGISKVGFVIAKKTMPDSKSVDESKTSQGEDDGPISDLGKFEFDSSCLFIPGTFIMLVNLAALAEFLVRLLQSSCSHGGDGSGFAEACGCIMVVMLFFPFLKGLFEHGKYGIPLSTLCKAAFLTVLFVVFSVAKYCGGDMVCLLCN; encoded by the exons ATGGATGCATtacaaagaaaatcaaatccCCAAAGTAGCCTTACAAACTTCATTGAAGCGGCTCAAGAAGTAGGGCATTGTCACTACGAGTGCCAAACCAGTTGGGGCAAC CTTGGTTGGTTATACGGTTCAGTGGGAGATGATATAAAGACAAGTATTGAAATCCATACGAAAGGATGGACTAGCTCATTCGTTTCTCCGGATCCACCTGCGTTTCTTGGATCTACGCCATCGGTAGGACTAGAGACGATAGTCCAACAGCGACGGTGGGCTACGGGAGCGACTGAAGTACTTTTTAGCAAACAAAGTCCGTTGATCGGTTTTCGCCGGAAAATAAAATTCCGACAACGGTTAGCTTATTTTTGGATTCTCATGTGTATAAGGTCAACCCCTGAGCTCATTTATTGTCTCTTGCCTGCTTATTTCCTACTCCACAACTCTACCTTATTTCCCAAG GGACCTTGTCTAGGCATAATAGTGACACTTGTGGGGATGCATTGTCTAAACAGTCTATGGCAATTCATAAAACTTGGGTTTTCGGTACAATCGTGGTATGTCTCCCAATCACTTTGGAGAATAATAGCCACTAGCAGTTGGTTATTTAGCATTCAAGATATCGTACTCAAGCTTTTTGGAATCTCGAAAGTAGGGTTCGTAATCGCTAAAAAGACTATGCCTGATTCAAAATCAGTAGATGAGTCTAAAACATCACAAGGAGAAGATGATGGGCCAATATCAGACTTAggcaaatttgaatttgatagcTCGTGTCTTTTCATTCCCGGCACATTTATTATGTTAGTGAATCTTGCTGCTCTAGCTGAGTTTTTGGTTCGTCTACTACAGTCGAGTTGTAGTCATGGAGGAGATGGGTCGGGTTTTGCGGAGGCTTGTGGATGTATTATGGTGGTCATGTTGTTCTTTCCATTTCTGAAGGGTTTGTTTGAGCATGGAAAATATGGTATCCCATTGTCTACACTTTGTAAAGCTGCCtttttaacagttttatttGTTGTCTTCTCGGTGGCAAAGTATTGTGGCGGCGatatggtttgtttgttgtgcAACTAG